In one window of Erinaceus europaeus chromosome 17, mEriEur2.1, whole genome shotgun sequence DNA:
- the SLC22A8 gene encoding organic anion transporter 3 isoform X2 — MAQSVFMAGILIGGLVLGDLSDRFGRKPILTCSYLLLAAGGSGAAYSPTLPTYMAFRFLCGLSISGISLSTTILTVEWMSTQMRAIMSTMLGYFYTVGQFILPGLAYAIPQWRWLQLTVSIPFFAFFLLSWWIPESVRWLVLSGKSMKALKMLQWVAAINGKKEEGDKLSLEDLRHILQKEISLAKTKYGVADLLRTPVLRRVTFCLSLAWFSTGFAYYSLALSVGEFGFNIYILQFIFGGVDIPAKFITILSMNHVGRPITLATTLLLAGGSILVLIFVPSDFQTPRTVLAVFGKGCLSSSFSCLFLYTSELYPTVIRQTGLGITTLWARVGSMTAPLVKITGELRPFIPNVIFVTVTLLGGSAAFFLMETLNRPLPESIEDVEKWFLQAKEQKQEVTVENASQRIPLQPIASELDPS, encoded by the exons ATGGCCCAGTCGGTCTTCATGGCGGGTATACTGATTGGGGGACTCGTGCTGGGAGACCTCTCTGACAG GTTTGGCCGCAAGCCCATTCTGACCTGCAGCTACCTGCTGCTGGCTGCTGGAGGCTCAGGCGCTGCCTAcagccccaccctccccacctacatggcCTTCCGCTTCCTGTGCGGACTCAGCATCTCGGGCATTAGCCTGAGCACCACCATCTTGA CTGTCGAGTGGATGTCCACCCAGATGCGAGCCATCATGTCCACAATGCTTGGTTACTTCTACACCGTCGGCCAGTTCATTCTGCCTGGCCTGGCCTACGCCATTCCCCAGTGGCGCTGGCTTCAGTTGACCGTGTCCATTCCCTTCTTCGCCTTCTTCCTCCTGTCCTG GTGGATACCAGAATCCGTGCGCTGGTTGGTCCTGTCGGGAAAGTCCATGAAGGCCCTGAAGATGCTACAGTGGGTGGCTGCCATCAATggcaagaaggaggaaggggacaagCTCAGCTTGGAG GATCTCCGACACATCCTGCAGAAGGAGATCTCCTTGGCCAAGACCAAGTACGGCGTAGCAGACCTGCTCCGGACGCCCGTCCTACGCCGTGTgaccttctgtctttccctggccTG GTTTTCCACTGGTTTTGCCTACTACAGCTTGGCTCTTAGCGTGGGAGAATTTGGATTCAACATCTACATCCTCCAGTTCATCTTTGGCGGAGTGGACATCCCTGCCAAATTCATCACCATCCTCTCCATGAACCACGTGGGCCGCCCTATCACCCTGGCCACTACTCTTCTCCTGGCAGGAGGGTCCATCCTGGTTCTCATCTTTGTGCCCTCAG ACTTTCAGACCCCAAGGACAGTGCTGGCTGTGTTTGGGAAGGGATGCCTGTCCAGCTCCTTTAGCTGCCTCTTTCTCTACACGAGCGAGCTATACCCTACAGTCATCCG GCAAACAGGCTTGGGCATAACGACCCTGTGGGCCCGAGTGGGAAGCATGACGGCCCCACTGGTGAAAATCACAGGGGAGCTGCGGCCCTTCATCCCCAATGTCATCTTTGTGACTGTCACCTTGCTGGGAGGGAGTGCTGCCTTCTTCCTCATGGAGACCCTCAATCGGCCTTTGCCAGAGTCAATCGAAGACGTGGAAAAATG GTTCCTGCAGGCAAAGGAACAAAAACAAGAAGTCACTGTGGAAAATGCATCCCAGAGGATCCCTCTACAGCCCATTGCGTCAGAACTGGACCCCAGCTAA